The Longimicrobiaceae bacterium genome contains the following window.
CCACGCGACGGCGGCCACCAGCACCGCCGCGCCTCCGAAAGCCATGCCCCGTGCGTACCACGCCAGGGCCAGCCGGAGCGCCGCCGTCGCGGCCGACCGCGAGCTACGCTGGGACATGGACGGCGGCGGCTTCGGCAGAGGTGATGACCGGCACGAGCTCGAAGCCGACCAGGTCTTCCCAGCGCGCGAACCACTGCGCGAAGAGGCCCGGATCAGCTGTGCGCATCAGCTGGAAGCAGCTCGAGCGGTCGGCGGTGACCCAGCTGTCCACGTACTCCAGGCCGTCGGGGAGCATGCGGCCGGACTCACGGAAGCGCCGGTAGACGGGCTCGGGATCGCCGTCGCGGTAGCGCTCGATCACCATGTAGAG
Protein-coding sequences here:
- a CDS encoding DUF3303 family protein, which translates into the protein MRDGLLLPFPLQSRAISILYMVIERYRDGDPEPVYRRFRESGRMLPDGLEYVDSWVTADRSSCFQLMRTADPGLFAQWFARWEDLVGFELVPVITSAEAAAVHVPA